From the genome of Candidatus Hydrogenedentota bacterium, one region includes:
- a CDS encoding DUF1501 domain-containing protein, with protein MMHNDEERIHPLHSTTRRHFFRECGVGLGKIALASLLCSRTATAAAPANPLAAKPSHFNTRVKHVIYLFMEGAPSQLDMFDYKPVLAKYDGKPIPAEVVKDQRYAFIQPDANLMSSRFAFAKHGQSGAELSELLPHLATVADELAIVRSVHTDQFNHAPAQLFMNTGSPLQGRPCLGAWASYGLGSLADDLPGFVVLQSGSGTSAGAHNWGCGFLPTEYQGVPFRSQGSPILNVNSPKGIDPALQRNSIDLINQLNQHRFNSFGDPEITARINAYEMAYKMQSSAPDLIDLSQETPETLALYGAEIGKPSFANNCLLARRMVERGVRFVNIYHGSWDHHSDVAGGLKAKCKETDQACAALIKDLKRRGLLDETLVIWGGEFGRTPMVESIAALGRSMGRDHHPQAFTMWMAGGGVRAGHTLGATDELGFHIAERPVHVHDMQATILHLMGMDHTRLTYHYQGRDFRLTDVFGNLVPELIA; from the coding sequence ATGATGCATAACGACGAAGAACGGATTCACCCGCTGCACAGCACGACCCGCCGCCATTTCTTCCGGGAATGCGGCGTGGGCCTCGGTAAGATCGCCCTCGCCTCCCTCCTGTGCTCGCGCACGGCCACAGCGGCCGCACCCGCCAATCCCCTTGCCGCGAAACCCTCCCACTTCAACACCCGCGTCAAGCACGTGATCTACCTCTTCATGGAAGGCGCGCCGAGCCAGTTGGACATGTTCGACTACAAACCGGTCCTGGCGAAATATGACGGCAAGCCCATCCCCGCCGAAGTGGTCAAGGATCAGCGCTACGCCTTCATCCAGCCCGACGCCAACCTCATGTCCAGCCGCTTCGCATTTGCGAAGCATGGTCAGTCCGGTGCGGAACTATCCGAACTGCTCCCCCACCTGGCCACGGTGGCCGATGAACTCGCCATCGTGCGCTCGGTGCACACCGACCAGTTTAATCATGCGCCGGCGCAATTGTTTATGAACACCGGCTCGCCCCTCCAGGGTAGGCCCTGCCTGGGCGCCTGGGCGAGCTATGGCCTCGGTAGCCTGGCCGACGACCTGCCCGGCTTCGTCGTGCTGCAATCGGGATCGGGCACAAGTGCGGGCGCCCACAACTGGGGCTGCGGCTTTCTGCCCACGGAATATCAGGGCGTGCCCTTCCGCAGCCAGGGCAGCCCCATCCTGAACGTGAATAGCCCGAAAGGCATAGACCCCGCCCTACAGCGGAACAGCATCGACCTCATCAACCAGCTCAACCAGCACCGCTTCAACAGCTTCGGCGATCCCGAGATCACGGCGCGCATCAACGCCTATGAAATGGCCTACAAGATGCAGAGCAGCGCGCCCGACCTTATCGATCTCTCGCAGGAAACACCCGAAACCCTCGCCCTCTATGGCGCGGAAATCGGTAAACCTTCCTTCGCCAACAACTGCCTGCTTGCCCGCCGCATGGTCGAGCGCGGAGTGCGCTTCGTCAATATCTACCATGGAAGCTGGGATCACCACAGCGATGTGGCGGGCGGCCTGAAGGCCAAGTGCAAAGAGACCGATCAGGCCTGCGCCGCTCTTATCAAAGATCTGAAGCGCCGCGGATTGCTCGACGAGACCCTCGTCATCTGGGGCGGCGAATTCGGTCGCACGCCCATGGTCGAATCCATCGCCGCCCTCGGGCGCAGCATGGGCCGGGACCACCACCCCCAGGCCTTCACGATGTGGATGGCCGGCGGCGGCGTGCGCGCGGGCCACACCCTCGGCGCAACGGACGAACTGGGTTTCCACATTGCGGAGCGCCCGGTCCACGTGCACGACATGCAGGCGACGATTCTCCACCTGATGGGCATGGATCACACCCGACTGACGTATCACTATCAGGGCCGCGACTTCCGACTGACCGACGTATTTGGCAATCTGGTGCCGGAACTAATTGCGTGA
- a CDS encoding YqaE/Pmp3 family membrane protein, translating to MSLLRTLVCILLPPAAVYDKGCGPIILTFVLWLAGWIPGVIAAMIFCTRVENNES from the coding sequence ATGAGCCTCCTGCGCACCCTTGTTTGCATCCTCCTTCCCCCCGCCGCGGTCTATGACAAAGGTTGCGGCCCTATCATCTTGACCTTCGTTCTCTGGCTTGCGGGCTGGATCCCCGGGGTGATCGCCGCCATGATTTTCTGCACCCGGGTCGAAAACAACGAGAGTTGA
- a CDS encoding DUF4126 domain-containing protein: MEAITLIGTIFGLGFVSGLNLYATVLTVGLIVRLNLMTLPESMQDLAILGHPTVMIVAGVLFAIEFVADKIPWVDSSWDSVHTLIRPVGAAVVGGYALTGADPATETALALACGGVALTSHTAKAGTRVMANASPEPFSNTFLSLFEDVIVVVGVGLTFMLPLIMLAMVILFIMVFIWLSPKFYRVIKGGAGRVRGVLGKRGGPA; encoded by the coding sequence ATGGAAGCAATCACCCTCATCGGAACCATCTTCGGACTCGGCTTCGTCTCCGGATTGAATCTTTACGCCACCGTGCTCACCGTCGGCCTGATCGTTCGGCTGAATCTCATGACCCTGCCGGAATCCATGCAGGACCTCGCGATCCTCGGCCACCCCACGGTCATGATCGTCGCGGGCGTGCTCTTCGCGATTGAGTTCGTGGCCGACAAGATCCCGTGGGTAGATTCCTCGTGGGACAGCGTACACACCCTGATTCGTCCCGTGGGCGCCGCAGTCGTGGGCGGCTACGCCCTCACGGGAGCCGACCCCGCCACGGAGACCGCCCTGGCCCTCGCCTGCGGCGGCGTGGCGCTGACGAGCCACACGGCCAAAGCGGGGACGCGCGTCATGGCCAACGCCAGCCCCGAGCCATTCTCCAATACTTTCCTGAGTCTCTTTGAAGACGTGATCGTGGTGGTGGGCGTTGGTCTGACCTTCATGCTGCCGCTGATCATGCTCGCGATGGTGATCTTGTTCATCATGGTGTTTATCTGGCTTTCGCCCAAGTTCTACAGGGTAATCAAGGGCGGTGCGGGCAGAGTGCGTGGGGTGTTGGGCAAGCGTGGCGGTCCCGCCTGA
- a CDS encoding PSD1 domain-containing protein, producing MKTRFFQAHRASRVAILACFFALPFANSRAEDTPVSGEDVAPILQKYCYECHGPEARKGGLRLSNEADARLGGDSHASPLAPAEDGSYPLLQRILSEEEDVRMPPKGDRVSEEDAAILRTWLEAGAPFGGEATADTSSAKTDIWSFKAPVQPAPPAMDAATWGRNAIDAFILQTMKTRGLSPSPEADRNTLIRRLSLDLRGLPPTPAEVERFVADKRPNAYEALVEEFLRSPHFGERMAIDWLDVARYADTNGYEKDRPRSIWPYRDWVINAFNSDMPFDRFVIEQIAGDLLPSPTLEQRIATGFFRNEMLNEEGGIDVAEFRYKNVVDRTNTVATALLGLTMSCAQCHSHKYDPISQREYFQLFAFLNNTDDVTLEVPSPEVEKNRQEQLTKIADLKGALCGKFPLSDESDKYVPFASATAEARDGGALMIEPDRTVRVANAGRDRNTYIVKAEIGPGRVEGLRLSVLPGEKGPGRADNGNFVLSEFTAWQFDPAAPDTRTSLVFARAEADYAQPSYAIEAAIDGKPESGWAVGGDPRGVSQAQIARFFFPEPLDLTAPLQIEVHLTQEHGQFHTLGDFRLESILNDPAVVNQSDDERRAAFFAKKYTEWADGVKSRARPWANLTPIEMKTQKFTTLKRLEDNSILAKGDLPNNDVYDLALRTDESHVTGLRLEVLPHESLPGGGPGRGVILSEGDFLLTEVKVSAAPWNDPEAKVPLSIARATESHADGDKTAAKTLDGRADTGWSIKGGEGKAHEAVFAFDKPAGFPGGTIFYVTLEQKYIHQHTIGRFRIMTTGGPAPEAAGVPAEIEALMLEDQLADSDQARLHQYFLEHTPLLAEAQAEMAKLERSLPKNPTTLALEEREEVRVSNIHHRGEFLQPRAAVLPDVPEVLPRLPEFAPRNRLTLARWIMSEENPLTARVTMNRMWQQFFGRGLVRTTEDFGVQGEAPSHPELLDWLAVEFMRRQWAIKDMARLMVTSATYRQSAKVTPEQQQIDPQNIYLARAPRFRVDAEFVRDIALAASGSLNKSVGGPSVFPPLPEGLLDMVYGGTSWKADEGEARLRRGMYTYWKRMLTYPTAAVFDAPARDMTCVRRLRTNTPMQALTLLNDEVFMEAARSMARSLIAEVPADPAARLRVLFLRCVAREPDAMEAQALLDYLDGQRTLLRQQPADQVLALVNGQGGVEEAAWTLLCRAVLNLDETITRG from the coding sequence GTGAAGACCAGATTCTTTCAAGCGCATCGTGCGAGCCGTGTGGCCATCCTTGCATGCTTCTTCGCTTTGCCCTTCGCCAATTCGCGCGCGGAGGACACACCCGTCTCCGGCGAGGACGTAGCACCCATTCTGCAGAAATACTGCTACGAATGTCATGGCCCGGAAGCGCGAAAAGGTGGACTCCGCCTGAGCAACGAGGCCGATGCGCGGCTCGGCGGCGACTCCCACGCCTCCCCCCTGGCCCCGGCGGAAGATGGCAGCTACCCGCTGCTGCAGCGGATCCTATCGGAAGAGGAAGACGTGCGGATGCCGCCGAAAGGCGACCGGGTATCGGAGGAGGACGCCGCAATTCTAAGAACCTGGTTGGAGGCTGGCGCACCCTTTGGCGGCGAAGCGACCGCCGACACCTCCTCCGCGAAGACGGATATCTGGTCCTTCAAGGCGCCGGTACAGCCCGCACCGCCCGCGATGGACGCCGCCACCTGGGGCCGCAACGCCATCGACGCCTTTATACTCCAGACCATGAAGACCAGGGGCCTCTCCCCCTCGCCCGAAGCCGACCGCAACACCCTCATTCGACGGCTGAGCCTCGATCTGCGTGGGCTGCCCCCCACACCGGCGGAAGTGGAGCGTTTCGTGGCCGACAAGCGTCCGAATGCCTATGAAGCGCTGGTGGAAGAGTTTCTGCGCTCGCCCCATTTCGGCGAACGCATGGCCATCGACTGGCTCGATGTGGCCCGCTATGCCGATACCAATGGCTATGAGAAGGATCGCCCCCGCAGCATCTGGCCCTACCGGGATTGGGTCATCAACGCCTTCAACAGCGACATGCCCTTCGACCGCTTTGTCATAGAGCAGATCGCGGGCGACCTGCTGCCCTCCCCCACCCTCGAGCAGCGCATCGCCACCGGCTTCTTCCGAAATGAAATGCTGAACGAAGAAGGCGGCATCGACGTGGCCGAATTTCGCTACAAGAATGTGGTCGACCGAACCAATACCGTCGCCACCGCCCTGCTGGGACTCACCATGAGTTGCGCCCAGTGTCACTCCCACAAGTATGATCCCATCTCCCAGCGGGAGTACTTCCAGCTCTTCGCCTTTCTCAACAACACCGACGATGTCACCCTCGAAGTGCCCTCGCCAGAAGTGGAGAAGAATCGGCAAGAGCAACTCACTAAGATCGCGGACCTGAAGGGCGCGCTCTGCGGCAAGTTCCCCCTGAGCGATGAAAGCGACAAGTACGTACCCTTCGCCTCGGCCACGGCCGAAGCCCGCGATGGCGGCGCGCTGATGATCGAACCCGACCGGACCGTGCGCGTAGCCAATGCCGGCCGGGATAGGAACACCTACATCGTCAAAGCCGAAATCGGACCTGGCCGCGTCGAGGGGCTCCGGCTGTCGGTGCTGCCGGGTGAAAAAGGCCCCGGTCGGGCCGACAACGGTAACTTTGTACTCAGCGAGTTCACCGCCTGGCAGTTTGACCCCGCCGCACCGGACACGCGCACGAGTCTCGTCTTTGCCAGGGCCGAGGCGGACTACGCCCAGCCGAGTTACGCCATTGAGGCCGCCATTGACGGCAAACCCGAGAGTGGATGGGCCGTCGGCGGTGATCCTCGCGGCGTCAGTCAGGCACAGATCGCCCGCTTCTTCTTCCCAGAGCCCCTCGATCTGACTGCCCCCCTGCAAATCGAGGTACACCTCACGCAGGAGCACGGCCAGTTCCACACCCTTGGCGATTTTCGTCTCGAAAGCATCCTCAATGACCCTGCCGTGGTCAATCAGAGCGACGATGAACGGCGCGCCGCCTTCTTTGCGAAGAAATACACCGAGTGGGCCGATGGCGTGAAGTCCAGGGCCCGTCCCTGGGCCAACCTGACGCCCATCGAAATGAAGACTCAGAAATTTACGACCCTGAAGCGGCTGGAAGACAATTCCATCCTCGCGAAGGGCGACCTTCCGAACAACGACGTCTACGACTTGGCCCTGCGCACCGACGAGTCCCATGTGACCGGACTGCGCCTCGAAGTGCTGCCCCACGAAAGCCTGCCCGGTGGTGGACCTGGACGGGGCGTGATTCTCTCGGAAGGCGATTTCCTTTTGACGGAAGTAAAGGTCAGCGCGGCCCCCTGGAACGACCCCGAGGCCAAGGTCCCCCTTAGCATCGCCCGCGCCACGGAAAGCCATGCCGATGGCGACAAAACTGCCGCGAAGACCCTCGACGGGCGCGCCGACACCGGCTGGTCCATCAAGGGCGGTGAAGGCAAGGCCCACGAGGCCGTCTTCGCCTTCGACAAGCCTGCGGGATTCCCCGGTGGCACAATCTTCTACGTTACACTGGAACAGAAGTATATCCACCAGCACACCATCGGACGATTCCGGATCATGACCACGGGCGGCCCCGCCCCCGAAGCCGCCGGTGTACCCGCGGAGATTGAAGCGCTGATGCTGGAGGACCAGCTCGCCGATTCGGACCAGGCCCGGCTTCACCAGTACTTCCTGGAGCACACGCCGCTGCTGGCCGAGGCCCAGGCCGAGATGGCGAAGCTTGAGAGAAGCCTTCCAAAGAACCCCACCACATTGGCGCTGGAAGAGCGGGAGGAGGTCCGGGTTTCCAATATTCACCATCGGGGCGAATTCCTCCAGCCCCGGGCGGCAGTGCTGCCTGATGTGCCTGAAGTCTTGCCGCGCCTGCCCGAGTTCGCACCGCGAAATCGCCTGACCCTCGCACGCTGGATCATGAGTGAAGAGAATCCGCTTACCGCACGGGTCACCATGAACCGGATGTGGCAGCAGTTCTTCGGGCGCGGGCTCGTTCGTACCACGGAAGACTTTGGCGTTCAGGGCGAAGCCCCGAGCCATCCGGAATTGCTCGACTGGCTCGCCGTGGAGTTTATGCGGCGCCAGTGGGCCATCAAGGATATGGCCCGACTCATGGTCACATCGGCCACCTACCGTCAGTCGGCGAAGGTAACACCGGAGCAGCAGCAGATCGATCCGCAGAATATCTATCTCGCCCGCGCACCCCGCTTCCGGGTGGATGCCGAGTTCGTGCGCGATATAGCCCTGGCGGCAAGCGGCTCGCTCAACAAAAGCGTGGGCGGCCCCAGCGTCTTCCCGCCCCTGCCCGAAGGCTTGCTGGACATGGTCTACGGCGGCACGTCGTGGAAGGCTGATGAAGGCGAAGCCCGATTGCGCCGCGGCATGTATACGTACTGGAAGCGCATGCTGACCTATCCCACGGCGGCTGTTTTCGATGCGCCCGCACGGGATATGACCTGCGTACGGCGATTGCGCACCAACACCCCCATGCAGGCCCTCACACTGCTGAACGACGAAGTGTTCATGGAGGCCGCACGCAGCATGGCGCGCTCCCTGATTGCGGAAGTACCCGCCGACCCGGCGGCACGACTTCGAGTCCTCTTCCTGCGCTGCGTGGCCCGCGAACCGGATGCGATGGAAGCCCAGGCGCTGTTGGACTACCTGGATGGACAGCGGACCCTGTTGCGTCAGCAGCCTGCGGATCAAGTTCTAGCGCTGGTCAATGGGCAAGGCGGTGTCGAGGAGGCGGCATGGACCCTCCTCTGCCGCGCGGTGTTGAATCTCGACGAAACGATAACACGAGGGTAG
- a CDS encoding anaerobic sulfatase maturase, translating to MTKPSGPLCNIDCKYCFYLEKSKLFPDEKHWRMPDDVLESYIRQYIEAQETPEVQFAWQGGEPTVLGVGYFEKVVALQAKYANGKSIANAFQTNGTLLNDAWGEFLHQHNFLVGLSIDGPQAIHDAYRVDKQGKPTFHKVMRGMEILKKHKVEFNTLTCVNRKNATQALEVYRFLRKEGSGHMQFIPIVERRAEGCGNNELELVLPSAPMEAKVTAWSVRPDEFGQFMSNIFDEWVRHDVGKVFVQTFEVSLMAWMGMEPNLCIFQKECGLGLALEHNGDLYSCDHFVYPEHQLGNIMEKTIAEMVSSSQQQQFGKDKLETLPKYCLNCDVRFICNGDCPKHRFTTTPDGEEGLSYLCAGYKAFFHHIDPYMKIMAKELRAGRPATSIMAYARQQDLAAAGQKTPGPNDLCICGSSRKYKKCCGRGR from the coding sequence ATGACCAAGCCCTCGGGGCCGCTGTGCAATATCGACTGCAAGTATTGCTTTTACCTCGAAAAGTCCAAGCTTTTTCCGGATGAAAAGCATTGGCGCATGCCCGACGATGTACTGGAGAGCTACATTCGCCAGTATATCGAAGCGCAGGAGACGCCCGAGGTCCAGTTTGCCTGGCAGGGCGGCGAGCCCACCGTGCTGGGCGTTGGCTACTTCGAGAAGGTGGTAGCGTTGCAGGCGAAATACGCCAACGGCAAGTCCATTGCCAACGCGTTCCAGACGAACGGCACGCTGCTGAACGACGCCTGGGGCGAATTCCTCCATCAGCACAATTTCCTCGTGGGCCTTTCCATCGACGGGCCGCAGGCCATCCACGATGCCTACCGCGTGGACAAACAGGGCAAGCCGACCTTCCACAAGGTCATGCGCGGCATGGAGATTCTGAAGAAGCACAAGGTGGAGTTCAACACCCTTACGTGCGTTAACCGAAAGAACGCCACCCAGGCCCTCGAAGTCTATCGCTTTCTCCGCAAAGAGGGCAGCGGTCACATGCAGTTCATCCCGATTGTGGAGCGCCGCGCGGAGGGATGCGGAAACAATGAACTGGAGTTGGTACTGCCGAGCGCGCCGATGGAGGCGAAAGTAACCGCGTGGTCCGTGCGCCCCGACGAATTCGGCCAGTTCATGAGCAACATCTTCGACGAATGGGTGCGCCACGACGTGGGCAAAGTCTTCGTCCAGACTTTTGAAGTATCACTCATGGCGTGGATGGGGATGGAGCCGAATCTGTGCATCTTCCAGAAGGAATGCGGCCTCGGATTGGCCCTGGAGCACAACGGCGATCTGTATTCCTGCGATCACTTCGTTTACCCGGAGCACCAGCTCGGCAATATCATGGAAAAGACCATCGCCGAAATGGTTTCTTCGTCCCAACAGCAGCAGTTCGGCAAGGACAAACTGGAGACATTGCCGAAGTACTGCCTCAATTGCGACGTGCGCTTCATCTGCAACGGCGACTGCCCGAAACACCGCTTCACCACGACCCCGGATGGCGAAGAGGGCCTGAGCTACCTCTGTGCGGGTTACAAGGCCTTCTTTCATCACATCGACCCCTACATGAAAATCATGGCGAAAGAACTCCGAGCCGGACGCCCCGCCACATCCATCATGGCCTACGCCCGCCAGCAGGATTTGGCGGCGGCGGGCCAGAAGACGCCGGGGCCGAACGATCTTTGCATCTGCGGCAGCAGCAGGAAGTATAAGAAGTGCTGCGGCCGCGGGCGGTGA
- a CDS encoding SRPBCC domain-containing protein, with amino-acid sequence MDLGEYSSTQVIRRFNVSPEKVFDAWLDKSLLGKWQLVALYPDTARLDVDARVGGGYRFSEWIWGEEYVQLGTYVEIERPKRLIIDESFPKHGGNTGRVMVEIAPRQEGCDLTVTVGTPSSEGSQYSIRYGWAIMLEKLASTLTSIEAADTSANPDPRIARATRHIKAAPEHVFDAWLDPDLLGQWMFGPDVRDEEILHLKVNPKVGGSFSFLVRRGDMEIDHIGEYLEIDRPLWLVFTWGVRQDEGTEFSRVEVEVAPIEGGSELKISQVLTPKWADFVDQAQGAWQRMADALARLVE; translated from the coding sequence GTGGATCTAGGGGAATATAGTTCGACACAGGTGATCCGACGCTTTAACGTTTCTCCCGAAAAGGTATTTGATGCCTGGCTTGACAAAAGCCTGTTGGGGAAATGGCAACTCGTGGCGCTATATCCAGATACAGCACGATTGGACGTGGACGCACGTGTCGGAGGCGGATATCGATTCAGCGAATGGATCTGGGGAGAGGAATATGTGCAACTGGGAACATACGTTGAGATTGAACGACCCAAGCGCTTGATCATTGACGAATCCTTCCCAAAACACGGTGGAAACACGGGGCGCGTGATGGTGGAGATAGCCCCCAGACAGGAAGGCTGTGATCTAACTGTGACCGTGGGAACACCTTCAAGCGAGGGGAGTCAGTATTCGATTCGGTACGGCTGGGCGATCATGCTGGAGAAACTCGCATCAACCCTGACTTCCATCGAAGCTGCCGATACAAGTGCGAACCCAGACCCTCGTATCGCCCGCGCCACGCGCCACATTAAGGCTGCCCCTGAACACGTTTTCGATGCCTGGCTCGATCCCGATCTCCTGGGCCAGTGGATGTTCGGTCCGGATGTGCGGGACGAGGAAATCCTGCACCTCAAGGTGAATCCGAAGGTTGGGGGATCGTTCTCGTTTCTGGTGCGGCGCGGGGATATGGAAATCGACCACATCGGCGAGTACCTGGAGATTGACCGTCCTCTATGGCTGGTCTTTACCTGGGGCGTGCGTCAGGACGAAGGCACGGAGTTCAGCCGCGTGGAGGTTGAGGTGGCGCCGATCGAGGGGGGAAGTGAGCTGAAAATCAGCCAGGTACTGACTCCCAAGTGGGCTGACTTCGTTGATCAAGCCCAGGGCGCCTGGCAGCGCATGGCCGATGCGCTGGCGCGGCTGGTGGAGTAG
- a CDS encoding glycosyltransferase family 2 protein: protein MRPPLVYVIVINWNGREHLDACFSSLLASTCENVVFLLVDNASTDGSAGYIREHFGNDPRVEILSLSSNLGWSGGNNAGIRLALKAAADYIFLLNNDTATESGALSAMLAAMETDSSLGALAPRMVLFDQPELLNSVGLNLSVIGAAWDRGIGRLDGPRWHEPIPVVGVCGGALFLRAALLERTGLLPEDFEIYLDDLDLCLRVWTAGYTIRSCPGAVIRHKFSATMGQGARARHKYYLNTRNRFRIVQRHFPMALRVRAFPLLLLGELRAMGRAVLSGEVWRVPAHIKAWRSALAYLPEARRFRRTRQAAGTAPCWRLVLDSPLFCPRIVFPEQGWYPPVTVRGLRLRPMARCATLALGPGPLQVCLVNCYPAQGLARLSLYSEDRCLATLETADAAELHMDFSGGLLTFRTESSFYLEDTGAAHDAGAWLQVTRDGIHLV from the coding sequence ATGCGCCCACCCCTTGTCTACGTTATTGTCATTAACTGGAATGGCCGAGAACACCTCGACGCCTGCTTCTCGTCGCTGCTTGCTTCGACCTGCGAGAATGTAGTCTTTCTTCTGGTGGACAACGCGAGCACGGATGGCTCGGCAGGGTACATCCGGGAGCATTTTGGCAACGACCCGCGGGTGGAAATTCTTTCGCTTTCGTCGAATCTGGGCTGGTCCGGCGGAAACAACGCGGGGATTCGTCTGGCGCTGAAGGCCGCCGCGGACTACATTTTCCTTTTGAATAATGACACGGCGACGGAGTCCGGGGCGCTTTCGGCCATGTTGGCGGCGATGGAGACGGATAGCAGCCTCGGGGCTCTTGCGCCGCGCATGGTGCTTTTCGACCAACCCGAGCTGCTCAATTCCGTTGGCTTGAATTTGTCGGTCATTGGCGCAGCGTGGGACCGGGGGATTGGCCGCCTGGACGGTCCGCGCTGGCACGAGCCGATACCGGTTGTCGGCGTTTGTGGCGGCGCCCTGTTTCTGCGGGCCGCCCTGCTGGAACGAACCGGCCTGCTGCCGGAGGATTTTGAGATTTACCTGGATGACCTCGACCTGTGCCTGCGCGTGTGGACGGCGGGTTACACAATTCGGAGCTGCCCCGGAGCGGTTATCCGGCACAAGTTCAGCGCCACCATGGGGCAGGGGGCACGGGCGCGCCACAAGTATTACCTCAACACGCGAAACCGATTTCGGATTGTGCAGCGTCACTTCCCGATGGCGCTCCGCGTCCGCGCCTTCCCGCTCTTGCTGCTGGGTGAGTTGCGCGCCATGGGTCGCGCGGTGCTTTCGGGCGAGGTTTGGCGTGTTCCCGCACATATCAAGGCATGGCGCTCGGCGTTGGCCTATTTACCCGAGGCGCGTCGCTTCCGGCGGACCCGGCAAGCTGCCGGCACGGCACCCTGCTGGCGTCTGGTACTCGATTCGCCGTTATTCTGTCCTCGGATTGTGTTTCCGGAACAGGGATGGTATCCGCCGGTCACGGTCCGTGGGCTGCGACTTCGACCCATGGCCCGCTGCGCAACCCTTGCGTTGGGGCCGGGGCCGTTGCAGGTGTGTCTGGTGAATTGTTATCCTGCACAAGGTCTGGCCCGGCTTTCCCTCTATTCGGAGGATCGTTGCCTGGCGACGCTGGAAACGGCGGACGCGGCGGAGCTGCATATGGATTTTTCAGGCGGGCTGCTGACCTTCCGGACCGAGTCCTCATTCTACTTGGAAGACACGGGCGCCGCACATGATGCGGGGGCCTGGCTTCAGGTGACGCGGGACGGTATTCACCTGGTTTAG